One Serinus canaria isolate serCan28SL12 chromosome Z, serCan2020, whole genome shotgun sequence DNA window includes the following coding sequences:
- the CARTPT gene encoding cocaine- and amphetamine-regulated transcript protein, with product MESCRALALCAVAAALLLSARGHGSTPPRRARDLGPPGGGGASREKELIEALQEVLEKLKSKRGPHYEKKFGQVPMCDAGEQCAVRKGARIGKLCDCPRGTSCNSFLLKCL from the exons ATGGAGAGCTGCCGGGCGCTGGCGCTGTGCGCCGTGGCGGCCGCGCTGCTGCTGAGCGCTCGCGGGCACGGATCGAccccgccgcgccgcgcccgAGACCTGGGAccgcccggcggcggcggcgcctcCCGGGAGAAGGAGCTG ATCGAGGCgctgcaggaggtgctggagaagCTCAAGAGCAAGAGGGGACCGCACTACGAGAAGAAGTTCGGGCAGGTGCCCATG TGCGACGCCGGGGAGCAGTGCGCCGTGAGGAAGGGGGCTCGCATTGGGAAGCTCTGCGACTGTCCCCGGGGGACGTCGTGCAATTCCTTCCTCCTTAAGTGCCTGTAA